A genome region from Nocardia sp. NBC_01730 includes the following:
- the metE gene encoding 5-methyltetrahydropteroyltriglutamate--homocysteine S-methyltransferase: protein MAFLPQQWRNIVTVSHHKPFTATVLGLPRVGPRRELKRATEAYWAGRIGAEELHTLARDLRHAQLTELLAAGLDSIPIGTFSYYDQMLDTAVLLGALPPRVTGIADPLDRYFAAARGTDTVEPLEMTKWFDTNYHYLVPEIGPETQFSLHPEKLLEELREALALGVPARPVVIGPVTFSRLAKATGSAPLARLTELIPLYHELLRRLVAAGAEWVQIDEPALVTDLTADEIDLVRATYEELSAATDRPAILVATYFGHPDAALAALAGTEIEGIAIDFTSGTEVSEVAAVPALARKLVVAGIVDGRNVWRTDLDHGLATLGTLLGSAAHVAVSSSCSLLHVPYTLATETRLDERLRSWLAFGAEKVAEVRLLATGLSEGAEAIGDELATTRSALESRRSDPRLNDPRVRARLAALGPDAIRRAPAEQRRELQQDRLRLPALPTTTIGSYPQTSAIRLARAALRNGEIDQAEYVRRMRAEIADVVTLQEKLGLDVLVHGEPERNDMVQYFAEQLDGFAATEQGWVQSYGTRCVRPPILFGDVTRREPMTVEWIGYAQSLTDKPVKGMLTGPVTILAWSFVRDDQPLGDSARQVALAIRDETVDLQTAGIRIVQVDEPALRELLPLRTADQPAYLEWSVQSFRLATSGVSDATQIHTHLCYSEFGEVIDAIAGLDADVTSIEAARSHMEVLDDLNAAGFDLGVGPGVYDIHSPRVPSVEEITTSLRAALKAVPGERLWVNPDCGLKTRGPAEVEAALRNMVAAAAAVR from the coding sequence ATGGCTTTTCTACCTCAGCAATGGAGAAACATCGTGACTGTTTCACATCACAAGCCGTTCACCGCGACGGTTCTCGGGCTACCTCGGGTGGGGCCGCGGCGCGAGCTCAAGCGGGCGACCGAAGCCTACTGGGCGGGCCGGATCGGCGCCGAGGAGTTGCACACCCTCGCGCGCGACCTCCGGCACGCCCAGCTCACCGAGTTGCTGGCCGCCGGTCTCGACTCGATCCCGATCGGCACCTTCTCCTACTACGACCAGATGCTCGATACGGCTGTCCTGCTCGGCGCGCTGCCACCCCGGGTCACCGGAATCGCCGATCCCCTGGACCGCTACTTCGCGGCCGCGCGCGGCACCGACACGGTCGAGCCACTGGAGATGACCAAGTGGTTCGACACCAACTACCACTACCTGGTGCCGGAAATCGGCCCGGAAACCCAGTTCTCGCTGCACCCGGAGAAGCTGCTGGAGGAACTGCGGGAGGCGCTCGCGCTCGGCGTGCCCGCGCGACCGGTGGTAATCGGCCCGGTCACCTTCTCGAGGCTGGCGAAAGCGACGGGCAGTGCGCCACTGGCTCGGCTGACCGAGCTGATTCCGCTATATCACGAGCTGCTGCGGCGGCTGGTCGCCGCGGGCGCGGAGTGGGTGCAGATCGACGAGCCTGCGCTTGTCACCGACCTCACCGCGGACGAGATCGATCTGGTGCGCGCCACCTACGAGGAGCTGTCCGCCGCGACCGATCGTCCCGCGATCCTCGTCGCGACCTATTTCGGACACCCGGATGCCGCGCTCGCCGCACTGGCGGGCACCGAAATCGAGGGTATTGCCATCGACTTCACCTCCGGCACCGAGGTTTCGGAGGTGGCAGCGGTGCCGGCTCTGGCACGCAAGCTGGTGGTGGCGGGCATTGTGGACGGTCGCAATGTATGGCGCACCGATCTCGACCACGGCCTGGCGACCCTCGGAACGTTGCTGGGATCCGCAGCGCACGTGGCGGTTTCGAGTTCGTGCTCGCTGCTGCACGTGCCGTACACGCTGGCCACGGAGACGCGGCTGGACGAGCGGCTGCGGTCGTGGCTGGCCTTCGGCGCGGAGAAGGTGGCCGAGGTGCGTCTGCTCGCGACCGGGCTGAGCGAGGGCGCCGAGGCGATCGGCGACGAATTGGCGACGACTCGTTCGGCGCTCGAATCTCGGCGGTCGGATCCCCGGCTGAACGATCCGCGGGTGCGGGCCCGGCTGGCCGCGCTCGGACCGGACGCCATCCGGCGCGCGCCCGCCGAGCAGCGGCGCGAGCTGCAGCAGGATCGCCTGCGGCTGCCCGCGCTGCCGACCACGACGATCGGTTCGTACCCGCAGACCTCCGCGATCCGGTTGGCGCGGGCCGCGCTGCGGAACGGCGAGATCGACCAGGCCGAGTACGTGCGCCGGATGCGCGCCGAGATCGCGGATGTCGTCACGCTGCAGGAGAAGCTGGGGCTGGACGTGCTGGTGCACGGTGAACCCGAGCGCAACGACATGGTGCAGTACTTCGCCGAGCAACTCGACGGCTTCGCGGCCACCGAGCAGGGCTGGGTGCAGTCCTACGGCACCCGCTGTGTGCGCCCGCCGATCCTGTTCGGCGACGTGACGAGGCGGGAGCCGATGACCGTCGAGTGGATCGGTTACGCGCAGTCGCTCACCGACAAGCCGGTCAAGGGCATGCTGACCGGTCCGGTGACCATCCTCGCGTGGTCGTTCGTGCGCGACGACCAGCCGCTGGGCGATTCCGCGCGGCAGGTGGCGCTGGCTATCCGGGACGAGACAGTGGATCTGCAGACGGCGGGCATCCGGATCGTCCAGGTCGACGAACCGGCGCTGCGCGAACTGCTTCCGCTGCGCACAGCCGATCAGCCCGCGTACCTGGAGTGGTCGGTGCAGTCGTTCCGGCTCGCGACCTCCGGGGTGTCGGATGCCACGCAGATCCACACCCACCTCTGCTATTCGGAGTTCGGCGAGGTGATCGATGCGATCGCCGGACTGGACGCCGACGTCACGTCGATCGAGGCGGCACGCTCGCACATGGAGGTGCTCGACGACCTCAACGCCGCGGGCTTCGACCTCGGCGTCGGACCGGGTGTGTACGACATCCACTCACCTCGGGTGCCCAGCGTGGAGGAGATCACCACGTCGCTGCGCGCCGCGCTGAAAGCGGTCCCCGGCGAACGGCTCTGGGTGAATCCGGACTGCGGGTTGAAGACCCGCGGGCCCGCCGAGGTGGAGGCCGCACTGCGCAATATGGTCGCCGCCGCGGCTGCCGTGCGCTGA
- a CDS encoding DUF1737 domain-containing protein: MTDDQPLRYRLITGVDDARFCERVSALLEQGYRLHGSPAVTFDGTYVIAAQAVIMDDK; the protein is encoded by the coding sequence ATGACCGACGACCAGCCCTTGCGCTACCGATTGATCACCGGCGTCGACGACGCCCGATTCTGCGAGCGGGTCAGCGCCCTGCTCGAGCAGGGTTACCGGCTGCACGGCTCTCCCGCAGTCACCTTCGACGGCACGTACGTGATCGCGGCCCAGGCCGTGATCATGGACGACAAGTAG
- a CDS encoding short-chain fatty acyl-CoA regulator family protein, translating into MRKMYAGARLRRLREERRMTQAALAKSLDLSPSYLNQLERDQRPLTIPVLLKLNSTFDLDVQFFAADSDARLVSDLHEVLVDAAGGHTSPLTEVEELATRQPEVARIVVAMHRRLRAATDQLDLLSARVSAPAGAPGMPMPYEDVRDFFYDHHNHIPQLDIAAEQLFENSGLTIGSLDRQLARIAEERAGVTVLVRGDGADRTIPKRHYDQETRTLTLARRLRPGQRAFQIATTLAFLLYRAELDGVLAETPSLNGESRTLARVGLANYFAGALVLPYGRFLRSAEELHYDIDLLGLRFEVGFETICHRLSTLQRQGQRGVPFFFVRTDRAGNISKRQSATAFHFSRVGGSCPLWVVHEAFAHPGRILTQVAEMPDGRRYLWIARTAMTAPHGFGTATKNFAIGLGCDIEFAERLVYSAGLQLDDPTAAVPIGAGCKVCERPTCAQRAFPHIGSPLAVTENTSTDLPYPRVGR; encoded by the coding sequence GTGCGCAAGATGTACGCGGGCGCCCGGCTTCGGCGGTTGCGCGAAGAGCGGAGGATGACCCAGGCGGCCCTGGCGAAATCGCTGGACCTGTCGCCCAGCTATCTCAATCAGCTCGAGCGCGACCAGCGGCCGCTCACCATTCCCGTGCTGCTCAAACTCAACTCCACCTTCGACCTCGACGTCCAGTTCTTCGCCGCCGATTCGGACGCGCGCCTCGTGTCCGACCTGCACGAAGTGCTGGTGGACGCCGCGGGCGGACACACATCGCCACTGACCGAGGTGGAGGAACTGGCGACCCGCCAGCCGGAGGTCGCCAGGATCGTCGTGGCGATGCACCGGCGGCTACGCGCCGCCACCGACCAACTCGATCTCCTCTCGGCACGGGTGTCCGCACCCGCGGGCGCACCGGGCATGCCCATGCCCTATGAGGACGTGCGCGACTTCTTCTACGACCACCACAACCACATTCCGCAGCTCGACATCGCCGCCGAGCAGCTCTTCGAGAACTCCGGCCTCACCATCGGCTCGCTCGACCGCCAGCTCGCCCGGATCGCCGAAGAGCGCGCCGGGGTCACGGTCCTGGTCCGCGGCGACGGCGCGGACCGGACCATCCCGAAGCGGCACTACGACCAGGAGACCCGCACGCTGACGCTGGCCAGAAGGTTGCGGCCCGGCCAGCGAGCCTTCCAGATCGCCACCACCCTCGCCTTCCTGCTGTATAGGGCCGAGCTGGACGGGGTGCTCGCCGAAACCCCCTCGCTCAACGGCGAATCCCGCACTCTGGCCCGCGTCGGGCTGGCGAACTACTTCGCGGGCGCGCTCGTGCTGCCCTACGGGCGGTTCCTGCGGTCGGCCGAGGAACTGCACTACGATATCGATCTGCTCGGACTGCGTTTCGAGGTCGGTTTCGAGACCATCTGCCATCGCCTCAGCACCCTGCAGCGGCAAGGGCAGCGTGGCGTCCCGTTCTTCTTCGTCCGCACCGACCGCGCGGGGAACATCTCGAAGCGCCAGTCCGCTACCGCGTTCCACTTCTCTCGCGTGGGCGGCAGCTGCCCGCTGTGGGTGGTGCACGAGGCGTTCGCGCACCCCGGCCGCATCCTCACCCAGGTGGCCGAGATGCCCGACGGACGGCGCTATCTGTGGATCGCCCGCACCGCCATGACGGCGCCGCACGGGTTCGGCACCGCGACGAAGAACTTCGCGATCGGCCTCGGCTGCGACATCGAATTCGCCGAGCGCCTGGTCTATTCGGCGGGACTGCAGCTGGACGACCCCACCGCGGCGGTGCCGATCGGCGCGGGCTGCAAGGTCTGCGAACGCCCCACCTGCGCACAGCGCGCCTTCCCACACATCGGCAGCCCGCTCGCGGTCACCGAGAACACCAGCACCGACCTGCCCTATCCACGCGTCGGCCGCTGA
- the sigJ gene encoding RNA polymerase sigma factor SigJ, protein MTETVDEHATRVFADHRELLFSVVYNMLGSVADTEDVLQETWLSWVARHRGRTDEIEHPRAYLVRIAVNQTLARRAVISRRRETYVGTWLPEPLVTDPPAGHGGEDAAAPALRAESVSMAMLVVLETLTPLERAVFVLHEVFGYPHTDIAEILGRSATATRPLAHRAREHVHARRPRCQVDPGVQRRVTEQFLTAQMDGDLAGLLALLATDVTFWSDGGGKQRAALRPVHGRDKVARLITSQVVLSHVPDFGVGYRFVNGDPSALILSAGAPFAVLVLDIDPSTARIKGIYAVANPDKLTRIDT, encoded by the coding sequence GTGACCGAGACCGTCGACGAGCACGCGACGCGGGTGTTCGCCGACCACAGGGAGCTGCTGTTCTCGGTGGTCTACAACATGCTCGGCAGCGTCGCCGACACCGAGGATGTGCTCCAGGAGACCTGGCTGTCCTGGGTCGCGCGCCACAGGGGCCGCACCGACGAGATCGAACACCCCAGGGCATATCTGGTGCGCATCGCGGTGAATCAGACCCTCGCCCGGCGCGCGGTGATCAGCCGCAGGCGCGAAACCTACGTCGGCACATGGCTGCCCGAGCCGCTGGTCACCGACCCGCCGGCCGGGCACGGCGGCGAGGATGCCGCGGCGCCCGCGCTGCGCGCCGAGTCGGTGTCCATGGCCATGCTCGTCGTGCTGGAGACGCTCACCCCGCTCGAGCGCGCGGTGTTCGTGTTGCACGAGGTCTTCGGGTATCCGCACACCGACATCGCCGAGATCCTCGGCCGCAGCGCCACCGCGACCCGCCCGCTCGCGCATCGGGCCAGGGAGCATGTGCACGCTCGGCGGCCGCGCTGCCAGGTCGACCCTGGGGTGCAGCGGCGGGTGACCGAGCAGTTCCTCACCGCACAGATGGACGGCGATCTGGCGGGGTTGCTGGCGCTGCTCGCGACGGACGTGACGTTCTGGTCCGACGGCGGCGGCAAGCAGCGCGCGGCGCTGCGGCCGGTCCACGGCCGCGACAAGGTCGCGCGCCTGATCACGAGCCAGGTGGTGCTGAGCCACGTGCCCGACTTCGGCGTCGGCTACCGGTTCGTCAACGGCGACCCGTCCGCGCTGATCCTCTCGGCGGGCGCGCCGTTCGCCGTCCTCGTGCTCGATATCGATCCGTCGACCGCGCGGATCAAGGGGATCTACGCGGTCGCCAATCCGGACAAACTCACCAGGATCGATACCTGA
- the recG gene encoding ATP-dependent DNA helicase RecG, with the protein MATLSDRLDHILGVKAAASLVDAFDMHTVEDLLRHYPVRYATQGQPLTEEDPEDGSHITVIGRITKAELRPMRNRRGSLLKVVLDTGSGRGVDVTFFNGDKVKYVVREGLRAMMSGTVNYWRPGHWNLSHPGYLILPEADGDESVGALTKVRGGGDLRGLAQSAKGAGGVDASFMEREFIPVYPATAKVQSWDVLACVRQVLDQLDLIEDPLPEPVRAERALLRVSDALRLIHLPDHKSDIDQARERLRFDEALALQLVLAERRHEVSGRTARVCAPHTDGIAAAFDRQLPFELTAGQQQVVGEISADLARTQPMHRLLQGEVGSGKTIVALHAMLQVVDAGSQCALLAPTEVLAAQHYRSLRGMLGELGAAGELGAAEHATRIVLVTGSMSAAAKKAALLEAVTGEAGIVIGTHALIQDNVEFFDLGMVVVDEQHRFGVEQRDALRAKAKAGSSPHLLVMTATPIPRTIAMTTLGDLETSTLTELPRGRSPITSKVVPRRQHPNWVDRAWERIVEEVGAGRQAYVVCSRIGDDEEGSGKSRNGRSKSGGGAKEGPTTQAVLDVFEMLRSGPLADVRVGLLHGRLPADEKDQVMRAFNEGSVDVLVCTTVVEVGVDVPNATVMVIVDADRFGVSQLHQLRGRIGRGKHPGLCLLVTDAAPGGSAMARLGAVAATTDGFELSVLDLRTRREGDVLGAAQSGTARSLRLLSLLDDLEVITAAQEFAREVVESDPGLRRHPGLAGMMHAAVDSERLEYLAKS; encoded by the coding sequence ATGGCGACACTGAGCGATCGGCTCGACCACATCCTCGGCGTGAAGGCGGCCGCCTCGCTGGTGGATGCCTTCGACATGCATACCGTCGAGGACCTGCTGCGGCACTATCCGGTGCGCTACGCGACCCAAGGTCAGCCGCTCACCGAGGAAGACCCCGAGGACGGTTCGCACATCACCGTCATCGGGCGGATCACGAAAGCCGAACTGCGTCCGATGCGCAACCGCCGCGGTTCGCTGCTGAAGGTGGTCCTCGACACCGGTTCGGGGCGCGGCGTCGACGTCACGTTCTTCAACGGCGACAAGGTGAAATACGTTGTCCGCGAGGGTCTGCGGGCGATGATGTCGGGCACCGTGAACTATTGGCGCCCCGGTCACTGGAACCTCAGCCATCCCGGCTACCTGATCCTGCCCGAGGCCGACGGTGACGAATCGGTCGGCGCGTTGACGAAGGTGCGCGGCGGCGGCGACCTGCGTGGGCTCGCGCAGAGCGCGAAAGGTGCCGGGGGAGTGGACGCTTCGTTCATGGAACGGGAGTTCATCCCGGTCTACCCGGCGACCGCGAAGGTGCAGAGTTGGGACGTGCTCGCCTGCGTGCGCCAAGTGCTCGACCAGCTCGACCTGATCGAGGACCCGCTGCCGGAGCCGGTCAGAGCCGAACGCGCGCTACTGCGGGTATCCGACGCGCTGCGCTTGATCCACCTGCCCGACCACAAGTCCGACATCGATCAGGCCAGGGAGCGGCTGCGTTTCGACGAGGCGCTGGCATTGCAACTGGTGCTGGCCGAGCGGCGGCACGAGGTGTCCGGCCGGACAGCGCGGGTGTGCGCGCCGCACACCGACGGCATCGCCGCCGCGTTCGACCGGCAACTGCCGTTCGAGCTCACCGCCGGACAGCAGCAGGTGGTCGGCGAGATCTCGGCCGATCTGGCCCGAACGCAGCCGATGCACCGGCTGCTGCAGGGCGAGGTCGGCTCCGGCAAGACGATCGTCGCCCTGCACGCCATGCTGCAGGTGGTCGACGCCGGGTCGCAGTGTGCGCTGCTCGCGCCGACGGAAGTGCTTGCCGCGCAGCACTACCGGTCGTTGCGCGGCATGCTCGGCGAGCTGGGTGCCGCGGGCGAACTCGGCGCGGCCGAGCACGCGACCCGCATCGTGCTGGTCACCGGGTCGATGTCGGCCGCGGCCAAGAAAGCCGCCCTGTTGGAGGCGGTGACCGGCGAGGCGGGCATCGTGATCGGCACGCACGCGCTGATCCAGGACAATGTCGAATTCTTCGATCTCGGCATGGTGGTGGTCGACGAGCAGCACCGCTTCGGCGTGGAGCAGCGAGACGCGTTGCGCGCCAAAGCGAAGGCGGGCAGCAGCCCGCATCTGCTCGTGATGACCGCGACGCCGATCCCGCGCACCATCGCGATGACCACACTCGGCGATCTGGAGACCTCCACCCTGACCGAATTGCCGAGGGGACGTTCGCCGATCACCTCGAAGGTCGTGCCGCGCAGGCAGCATCCGAACTGGGTGGACCGCGCCTGGGAGCGGATCGTGGAGGAGGTCGGCGCCGGTCGCCAGGCCTATGTGGTGTGCTCGCGGATCGGCGACGACGAGGAGGGCTCTGGCAAGTCCCGCAATGGGCGATCGAAGTCCGGTGGCGGTGCGAAGGAAGGCCCGACCACCCAGGCGGTGCTCGACGTGTTCGAGATGCTGCGCAGCGGCCCGCTGGCCGACGTGCGGGTCGGTCTGTTGCACGGCAGGCTGCCCGCTGACGAAAAAGATCAGGTGATGCGCGCGTTCAACGAGGGATCGGTGGATGTGCTCGTCTGCACTACGGTGGTCGAGGTCGGTGTCGACGTCCCGAACGCGACGGTGATGGTGATCGTCGACGCGGACCGGTTCGGCGTCAGCCAGCTGCACCAGCTGCGCGGCCGCATCGGTAGGGGCAAGCACCCGGGGCTGTGCCTGCTGGTCACCGACGCCGCGCCCGGTGGTTCGGCGATGGCCCGGTTGGGTGCTGTAGCCGCAACCACTGATGGCTTCGAACTCTCGGTGCTCGACCTGCGGACCCGCCGCGAGGGCGACGTGCTGGGTGCCGCGCAGTCCGGCACTGCCCGCTCGTTGCGCCTGCTGTCACTGCTCGACGATCTCGAGGTGATCACCGCCGCTCAGGAATTCGCTCGCGAGGTGGTGGAATCCGATCCCGGTTTGCGGCGGCACCCCGGCCTGGCGGGCATGATGCACGCTGCCGTCGACTCCGAACGTTTGGAGTACCTGGCCAAATCCTGA
- a CDS encoding DAK2 domain-containing protein produces MDGTALLRWGRACLQGLEHRREEINALNVFPIPDADTGTNLLATMRAAVAAAEVAVFAASAEPGAASAHTVAAAMAQGATIGARGNSGIILSQVLRGIADAVRGGSLTADTLRAALAGASALVRAGLSVPIEGTILTVLDCASACAAACSEVSLAGVALAAADGAAKALGDTPSQLGVLRDAGVVDAGARGLVVLLDSLVSVTRGEVPARPEYARRSAVAVPPASEIGVEPAEPRYEVMYLLADTDEPRVATLRARLGELGDSVVVVGDGDRFWSAHVHCADAGAAVEAGIAAGTLSRIRIEGFAFSEHLDHGPEHSEIPRQDHARPADAAQIDAARSTIAAASDSPRAVPGSADVVAGNLVARDVATTATPEVPADRRVLAVASGEGAATLFEDAGAVVLGGDEPVTARALLAAIRRMPNREVLVLPNGALPAHELVAVGVAARDAHRDVLLLPSASMVQGLAALAVHDRGRIAVDDAFTMSEAAATTRWGSLRAATQRALTMVGTCARGDGLGLVGHDVVVIDRDMRTAGLTLLDRMLAFGGELVTLLMGATVPDGLGDELATHIARDFPGVEVIVYPGGQRGDLVQIGVE; encoded by the coding sequence ATGGACGGCACGGCATTGCTGCGCTGGGGCCGAGCCTGCCTCCAGGGTCTGGAGCATCGGCGCGAGGAGATCAACGCGCTCAATGTCTTCCCCATCCCGGACGCCGACACCGGGACCAACCTGCTGGCCACGATGCGTGCCGCGGTCGCGGCCGCCGAGGTGGCCGTGTTCGCCGCAAGCGCGGAACCAGGTGCGGCGTCGGCCCATACCGTCGCCGCGGCGATGGCACAGGGTGCGACGATCGGTGCCCGCGGCAACTCCGGCATCATCCTCTCCCAGGTATTGCGCGGCATCGCCGACGCCGTGCGCGGCGGGTCCCTGACGGCGGACACGCTGCGTGCCGCGCTCGCCGGAGCCTCGGCGCTGGTGCGCGCGGGATTGAGTGTGCCGATCGAGGGCACCATCCTCACCGTGTTGGACTGCGCATCCGCGTGCGCCGCGGCCTGTTCGGAGGTATCTCTGGCGGGCGTGGCGCTGGCGGCGGCCGACGGCGCGGCGAAAGCGCTCGGAGACACTCCTTCCCAGCTCGGCGTGCTGCGCGACGCCGGGGTGGTCGACGCAGGCGCTCGCGGGCTGGTCGTGCTGCTGGACAGCTTGGTCTCGGTAACTCGCGGCGAGGTGCCCGCGCGACCGGAGTACGCCCGGCGCTCGGCGGTCGCGGTTCCACCGGCGTCGGAGATCGGGGTCGAGCCCGCCGAGCCGCGGTATGAGGTGATGTACCTGCTCGCCGACACCGACGAGCCGAGGGTCGCGACGTTGCGGGCGCGCCTGGGTGAGCTCGGCGATTCGGTGGTGGTCGTCGGCGACGGCGACCGCTTCTGGTCCGCTCATGTGCACTGCGCCGACGCGGGTGCCGCGGTGGAGGCGGGGATCGCGGCGGGCACGCTCAGCCGAATCCGCATCGAGGGCTTCGCGTTCTCCGAACACCTCGACCACGGGCCTGAGCACAGCGAGATCCCGCGGCAGGACCATGCCCGTCCAGCCGACGCCGCGCAGATCGACGCCGCGAGGTCCACCATCGCCGCGGCATCGGATTCCCCACGGGCCGTACCTGGTTCCGCCGATGTAGTGGCGGGCAACCTCGTCGCGCGGGATGTCGCGACCACCGCGACCCCCGAGGTCCCGGCCGACCGGAGGGTCCTCGCTGTAGCGTCAGGAGAGGGCGCCGCGACGCTGTTCGAAGACGCGGGGGCTGTGGTGCTCGGCGGCGACGAGCCGGTCACCGCGCGAGCGTTGCTCGCCGCGATCCGGCGGATGCCGAACCGGGAGGTTCTGGTACTGCCGAACGGGGCGCTGCCCGCGCACGAGCTGGTCGCGGTGGGCGTCGCGGCGCGCGACGCCCACCGGGACGTGCTCCTGCTGCCGAGCGCGTCCATGGTCCAAGGGCTCGCCGCGCTGGCCGTGCACGACCGCGGCCGGATCGCGGTCGACGACGCCTTCACCATGTCGGAGGCCGCCGCCACCACGCGCTGGGGATCGCTGCGCGCGGCCACGCAGCGAGCGCTCACCATGGTCGGCACCTGTGCGCGGGGCGACGGGCTCGGTCTGGTCGGCCACGACGTGGTGGTGATCGATCGCGACATGCGCACGGCCGGACTGACATTGCTCGATCGGATGCTCGCCTTCGGCGGCGAGCTGGTCACCCTGCTGATGGGGGCGACGGTGCCGGACGGGCTCGGCGACGAACTTGCCACGCACATCGCACGGGACTTTCCCGGTGTCGAGGTCATCGTGTATCCCGGTGGGCAGCGCGGCGACCTGGTGCAGATCGGAGTGGAGTAG
- the rpmB gene encoding 50S ribosomal protein L28, protein MAAVCDVCAKGPGFGKSVSHSHRRTNRRWNPNIQTVRAQVAPGNTRRMNVCTSCLKAGKVVRG, encoded by the coding sequence ATGGCTGCCGTCTGCGACGTCTGCGCCAAGGGCCCCGGCTTCGGGAAGTCGGTCTCGCACTCGCACCGGCGCACCAACCGTCGCTGGAACCCGAACATCCAGACCGTTCGCGCTCAGGTCGCGCCGGGCAACACCCGCCGCATGAACGTGTGCACCTCCTGCCTGAAGGCGGGCAAGGTCGTCCGCGGCTGA
- a CDS encoding GNAT family N-acetyltransferase, producing the protein MTEPLWRVLPLTAEHTHSLAECHIACWREAHRDLVPAHVLDAFDVERRAEQWERNRVRYPGHTHVAVVDDTVIGFASAGPPRDAQAVTPLELHALYVRSAWYGTGVADDLIRIALDPATPCSLWVFEQNPRAQAFYRRHGFAFDGTRRAEPLTSAIEVRMVRGPVPHGDSAPTDAPQDTH; encoded by the coding sequence ATGACCGAGCCGCTGTGGCGCGTCCTGCCCTTGACCGCCGAGCACACGCACAGTCTCGCCGAGTGCCACATCGCGTGCTGGCGCGAGGCCCATCGCGACTTGGTGCCCGCGCACGTGCTCGACGCGTTCGACGTCGAGCGCCGGGCCGAGCAGTGGGAGCGCAACCGGGTCCGGTATCCCGGCCACACGCATGTCGCGGTCGTCGATGACACCGTGATCGGATTCGCCAGCGCGGGTCCGCCCCGCGACGCGCAGGCCGTGACCCCGCTCGAACTCCACGCGCTCTACGTGCGCTCCGCGTGGTACGGCACCGGCGTCGCGGACGATCTGATCCGCATCGCGCTCGATCCGGCGACACCGTGCTCGCTCTGGGTGTTCGAGCAGAACCCACGCGCGCAGGCCTTCTACCGCAGACACGGTTTCGCGTTCGATGGCACGCGCAGGGCGGAGCCGCTCACCTCCGCGATCGAGGTGCGCATGGTGCGCGGGCCGGTGCCGCACGGCGACTCCGCACCCACCGACGCCCCGCAGGACACGCACTAG
- a CDS encoding enoyl-CoA hydratase/isomerase family protein — protein sequence MTSTRQADYVTTVDGVLLITIATAAHGTSMDFAGIDAGTAALHSLGAEVGAVLLRGTGANFCAGGDVRGFAAAQDRSAHIHGLATDLHEFVRALDATAVPVLASVQGWAAGAGMSLACLADIAVGGPGTKLRPAYPGIALSPDGGMSWTLPRRVGAGRARNILLTDAVLDADEALRLGILGKLVADENIADETLRLARTFAAGPRSTYASIKSLLRQSDSATLSDQLDRERDAITAAANSPAGREGVNAFAEKRKPDYTGLV from the coding sequence ATGACCTCCACCCGGCAAGCCGACTACGTGACGACCGTCGACGGCGTTCTGCTGATCACCATCGCCACCGCCGCCCACGGCACGTCCATGGACTTCGCGGGAATCGACGCGGGCACCGCCGCGCTGCACTCGCTCGGTGCAGAGGTGGGCGCGGTGCTGCTGCGGGGCACCGGTGCGAACTTCTGCGCGGGCGGCGACGTGCGCGGCTTCGCCGCCGCGCAGGACCGTTCGGCGCACATCCACGGTCTGGCCACCGACCTGCACGAGTTCGTGCGCGCATTGGACGCGACCGCGGTTCCGGTGCTGGCCTCGGTCCAGGGCTGGGCGGCGGGTGCCGGGATGAGCCTGGCCTGTCTCGCCGACATCGCAGTGGGCGGCCCTGGCACCAAGCTGCGGCCCGCCTACCCCGGCATCGCCCTGAGTCCCGACGGCGGCATGTCCTGGACCCTGCCGCGCCGCGTCGGCGCGGGCCGGGCCCGGAACATCCTGCTCACCGACGCCGTTCTGGACGCCGACGAGGCGCTGCGACTCGGCATCCTCGGCAAGCTCGTGGCCGACGAGAATATCGCCGATGAGACGCTGCGACTCGCGCGTACCTTCGCCGCAGGCCCGCGTTCCACCTACGCGAGCATCAAGTCGCTGCTGCGGCAGTCGGATTCGGCGACGCTGAGCGACCAGCTCGACCGCGAACGTGACGCGATCACCGCGGCCGCGAACTCCCCCGCGGGACGCGAGGGCGTGAACGCGTTCGCCGAGAAGCGCAAGCCCGACTACACCGGACTCGTCTGA